A genomic segment from Chitinophagaceae bacterium encodes:
- a CDS encoding alpha-1,2-fucosyltransferase, translating to MVIMHFSGGLGNQMFEYALYCTLQQAGANPKIDLSHYGKQKTHNGYELERIFNIKANYSNKTERLFLKNYGKLKSKLWGKPYKERPGDQYIFNNNIPKFKNGFLKGYWQSENYFTGTAELVKQSFAFQHPNDERNLAALQKINSLQSVSIHIRRGDYLIDGRNCVLNSGYWQTAIAYIKKQFPHAVFFVFSDDIHWTKETLQINGAEFVDWNKAENSYWDMFLMSKCKHNIIANSSFSWWAAWLNNNKIKLVLTPQNWMPHFFGTRDLIPKTWIKIKNEF from the coding sequence ATGGTGATTATGCATTTCTCCGGCGGCCTGGGGAACCAAATGTTTGAATACGCTTTGTACTGTACATTGCAGCAAGCCGGCGCCAATCCTAAAATTGATTTAAGCCATTATGGCAAACAAAAAACACACAACGGCTACGAGTTAGAAAGAATATTTAATATTAAAGCAAATTATAGCAATAAAACAGAACGCTTGTTCTTAAAAAATTATGGAAAATTAAAATCGAAACTTTGGGGAAAGCCTTATAAGGAAAGGCCAGGAGACCAATATATTTTTAACAATAACATACCGAAGTTTAAAAATGGTTTCCTGAAAGGCTATTGGCAATCAGAAAATTATTTTACCGGTACAGCAGAATTGGTAAAACAATCTTTTGCATTTCAACATCCAAATGATGAAAGAAATTTGGCGGCGCTGCAAAAAATAAATTCATTGCAATCGGTAAGCATCCATATTCGAAGAGGCGATTATTTAATTGATGGTAGAAATTGTGTATTGAACAGCGGCTATTGGCAAACGGCAATAGCATATATAAAGAAACAATTTCCACATGCCGTATTTTTTGTTTTTTCCGATGATATTCACTGGACAAAAGAAACCCTGCAAATTAACGGAGCAGAATTTGTGGACTGGAACAAAGCCGAAAACAGTTATTGGGATATGTTTTTAATGAGCAAGTGCAAACATAATATAATTGCGAACAGTTCATTTAGCTGGTGGGCTGCTTGGCTAAATAACAATAAAATAAAATTGGTTTTAACCCCACAAAACTGGATGCCTCACTTTTTCGGCACTAGGGACCTTATACCCAAAACCTGGATAAAAATAAAAAATGAATTTTAA
- a CDS encoding glycosyltransferase family 1 protein gives MKLLFICSTQFDYLQDLTYCGLVELLGNQNVCDYPWNPKYHLPIKNYPKNLGYTGFSLPKFTIKNFQGYDAVIIGSAKKEALLKYEYLIPKIQSLPVIFIDGGDREEIGGDFYRLGLGKEFESVFKKRYPDLIFKREYLPSLHGHLPHVFPFPFSFPFTLSQKPVQEKKYQVSFWAQQKPLIREQAIKLLKGKYDCDQNGTTLNQGFKTYKRKGLFYLEEISRCKIVLNFRGGGWDTMRYWETPAMETFMISQKPEILIPNNFEENKHVAWVSENLSNLIDKIDYYLLNDDERNRMATNAREHLLKYHLNTHRAQFLLSKIKTIIP, from the coding sequence ATGAAGTTGTTGTTCATTTGCAGCACACAATTTGATTACCTGCAGGATTTAACCTATTGCGGCCTGGTGGAGCTTTTGGGCAATCAAAATGTTTGCGATTATCCCTGGAACCCGAAGTATCATTTACCCATAAAAAATTATCCTAAAAACCTTGGTTATACCGGTTTTAGCCTGCCAAAATTTACTATAAAAAATTTTCAGGGCTATGATGCGGTAATTATAGGATCGGCTAAAAAAGAAGCGTTACTAAAATATGAATATTTAATCCCAAAAATTCAATCGCTTCCCGTAATTTTTATTGACGGCGGTGACAGGGAAGAAATAGGCGGAGATTTTTACCGCCTGGGCCTGGGTAAAGAATTTGAAAGCGTTTTCAAAAAACGCTACCCCGATTTAATTTTTAAAAGAGAATACCTTCCTTCCCTTCATGGCCATTTGCCGCATGTATTTCCGTTTCCGTTCAGCTTTCCTTTTACCCTTTCCCAAAAACCAGTACAAGAAAAAAAATACCAGGTTTCGTTTTGGGCACAGCAAAAACCATTAATAAGGGAACAAGCCATTAAATTACTTAAGGGCAAATATGATTGTGACCAAAATGGCACAACCCTAAACCAGGGCTTTAAAACCTATAAACGAAAAGGCTTGTTTTATTTGGAGGAAATTTCCCGTTGCAAAATTGTATTGAATTTTCGTGGCGGCGGATGGGATACCATGCGCTATTGGGAAACACCTGCCATGGAAACATTTATGATTAGCCAAAAACCAGAAATTTTGATCCCCAATAATTTTGAAGAAAACAAGCATGTGGCCTGGGTTTCAGAAAATCTAAGCAACCTTATAGATAAAATTGATTATTACCTCCTCAACGATGACGAACGTAACCGTATGGCAACAAATGCAAGAGAACATTTATTAAAATATCATTTAAATACACATAGGGCACAATTTCTACTCAGTAAAATAAAAACAATTATACCATAA
- the meaB gene encoding methylmalonyl Co-A mutase-associated GTPase MeaB, with amino-acid sequence MYDYNIFDGNDVVQHQKKLSRAISLIENQSPGYEEILSSLQPKNVPVIGITGPPGAGKSTLTNALLKEMVDQQKAVAVLCVDPSSPFNLGSLLGDRIRMADWYNHPNVFIRSLASRGSLGGLHPAIIEITELLKSSFFDYIIIETIGVGQSEVEIAGLADITLVVLVPEAGDEIQTMKAGLMEIADLFVVNKSDRPDAGMFVKNLLLMLAPAFATKKHLIPVVKTVAITHTGIADLFKAIETLLKAEKNNERKYFLLTQKAYHLIEKKRMQDVDKTILKEKIKEQYNKPGFNLFNFIKNY; translated from the coding sequence ATGTATGACTACAATATTTTTGATGGTAACGATGTTGTACAACATCAAAAAAAATTAAGCCGTGCCATTAGTTTAATTGAAAACCAATCCCCGGGATACGAGGAAATACTCAGTTCACTTCAGCCAAAAAATGTGCCCGTAATTGGCATTACCGGCCCGCCGGGAGCAGGCAAAAGCACACTTACCAATGCCTTGTTAAAAGAAATGGTTGACCAGCAAAAAGCAGTTGCGGTATTATGTGTAGATCCATCTTCTCCATTTAACCTTGGTTCCTTATTGGGCGACCGTATACGCATGGCAGATTGGTACAACCATCCTAATGTATTTATCCGTTCGCTGGCTTCAAGGGGTTCGTTGGGTGGCCTGCATCCGGCAATTATTGAAATTACCGAATTATTAAAGTCTTCTTTTTTTGATTACATAATTATTGAAACCATCGGCGTAGGGCAAAGTGAGGTGGAAATTGCAGGGCTGGCCGATATTACCCTTGTAGTATTGGTGCCCGAAGCTGGCGATGAAATACAAACCATGAAGGCAGGATTAATGGAAATTGCAGATTTGTTTGTTGTAAATAAATCTGACCGGCCAGATGCAGGTATGTTTGTAAAAAATCTTCTCCTTATGCTGGCTCCGGCGTTTGCCACAAAAAAGCACCTCATACCGGTTGTAAAAACGGTTGCAATTACCCATACAGGTATTGCTGATCTATTTAAAGCTATTGAAACATTGCTAAAAGCAGAAAAAAATAATGAAAGGAAATATTTTTTGCTTACCCAAAAAGCTTACCACTTAATTGAAAAAAAGAGGATGCAGGATGTTGACAAAACTATATTGAAAGAGAAAATAAAAGAGCAGTATAATAAGCCTGGTTTTAACTTATTTAATTTTATAAAAAATTATTGA
- the asnS gene encoding asparagine--tRNA ligase, translating to MFNTRIKIKALLQNENASYQATVMGWVRSFRNNQFIALNDGSTNNNLQVVATLGNFDDALLKRITTGACIKATGNIVASLGKGQKVEMMAETIEILGDSDAEKFPLQPKKHSLEFLREIAHLRFRTNTFGAVFRVRNSLAFAIHKFFNERGFVYLHSPIITGSDAEGAGEMFQVTTLPLDGSAPRNDDGSINFKEDFFGRSTNLTVSGQLEGELAAMAFSDIYTFGPTFRAENSNTTRHLAEFWMIEPEVAFNDLEDNMNLAEDFIKYIIRYAMEQNKDDLEFLAQRLAEEEKQKPQQERSEMGLLEKLEFVVNNNFERLTYTEAIDILKESNHNKKKKFQYPVNNWGIDLQSEHERYLVEKHFKKPVILTNYPKEIKAFYMRQNDDGKTVAAMDILAPGIGEIVGGSQREERLDLLLKRMEEMHIPVQEMDWFLDTRRFGTCPHAGFGLGFERMVQFVTGMTNIRDVIPFPRYPKSAAF from the coding sequence ATGTTCAATACAAGAATAAAAATAAAAGCCTTGTTGCAAAATGAAAACGCAAGTTATCAGGCAACAGTTATGGGCTGGGTAAGGAGTTTTCGCAACAACCAGTTTATTGCCCTAAACGATGGCAGTACCAATAACAATTTACAGGTAGTGGCTACGCTGGGTAATTTTGATGATGCCCTACTCAAAAGAATAACAACAGGGGCTTGCATTAAAGCAACCGGTAATATAGTGGCCTCATTAGGAAAAGGTCAAAAAGTAGAAATGATGGCAGAAACCATTGAAATACTTGGCGACAGCGATGCGGAAAAATTTCCCCTGCAACCCAAAAAACACAGCCTTGAATTTTTAAGGGAAATTGCCCATTTGCGGTTTCGCACCAATACTTTTGGTGCTGTATTCAGGGTAAGAAATAGCCTGGCATTTGCCATCCATAAATTTTTTAACGAAAGGGGTTTTGTTTATTTGCACTCACCCATTATTACCGGAAGCGATGCGGAAGGTGCAGGTGAAATGTTCCAGGTAACTACGCTGCCTCTTGATGGTTCTGCTCCAAGAAACGATGATGGAAGTATTAATTTTAAAGAAGATTTTTTTGGCCGCAGCACCAACCTTACCGTTAGTGGCCAGTTAGAAGGCGAACTTGCTGCAATGGCTTTTAGCGATATTTATACATTTGGCCCAACTTTTAGGGCCGAAAACAGCAATACCACAAGGCACCTTGCCGAGTTTTGGATGATAGAGCCCGAAGTAGCTTTTAACGACCTGGAGGACAATATGAACCTTGCCGAGGATTTTATTAAATACATCATTCGCTATGCTATGGAACAGAATAAAGACGACCTTGAGTTTTTAGCACAGCGCCTTGCCGAAGAAGAAAAACAAAAACCACAGCAGGAAAGAAGTGAAATGGGCCTGTTGGAAAAACTGGAATTTGTAGTAAACAACAATTTTGAACGCCTTACTTACACCGAAGCCATTGACATTTTAAAAGAAAGCAACCACAATAAGAAAAAGAAATTTCAATACCCTGTAAATAATTGGGGTATTGATTTACAAAGCGAACACGAACGCTACCTGGTAGAAAAGCATTTTAAAAAACCAGTTATTTTAACCAACTACCCCAAAGAGATAAAAGCCTTTTACATGCGCCAGAACGATGATGGTAAAACCGTTGCGGCAATGGATATACTTGCCCCAGGAATTGGTGAAATAGTGGGCGGCTCCCAAAGGGAAGAACGCTTAGATTTATTGCTGAAGCGTATGGAAGAAATGCATATTCCGGTGCAGGAAATGGATTGGTTTTTAGATACAAGAAGGTTCGGCACCTGCCCTCATGCAGGCTTTGGGCTTGGCTTTGAGCGCATGGTACAGTTTGTAACCGGTATGACCAATATTAGGGATGTAATTCCTTTTCCCCGTTATCCAAAGAGTGCCGCATTTTAA
- a CDS encoding LON peptidase substrate-binding domain-containing protein, whose translation MTNFIPIFPLGIVAYPGEQLNLHIFEPGYKQLIKECTEKNKPFGLPPIINNRIGEMGTVMQVLEISKVYDDGKMDIKTLGISIFRILETVVQVPEKLYSGAIVNYPLLTTQGSASLMKKILSKIRQMHRVINIHKDFQKPDEELCSYDVAHHAGLNMEDEYHLLELEHELHRQEFLKRHLEKMQPVITEMNTLKGRVKMNGHFKNLGSNK comes from the coding sequence ATGACCAATTTTATTCCAATATTTCCTTTGGGCATTGTTGCTTATCCAGGGGAACAGCTGAACCTGCATATATTTGAACCAGGGTATAAGCAATTAATAAAAGAGTGTACCGAAAAAAACAAACCATTTGGCCTGCCACCAATAATAAATAACCGCATTGGTGAAATGGGAACCGTGATGCAGGTATTGGAAATTTCAAAAGTGTATGATGATGGTAAAATGGATATTAAAACCCTTGGAATAAGCATTTTTAGAATTTTAGAAACAGTAGTGCAGGTTCCCGAAAAATTATATAGTGGCGCAATTGTAAACTACCCATTACTTACTACACAGGGAAGCGCCTCTTTAATGAAAAAAATTTTAAGCAAAATAAGGCAAATGCACCGGGTAATTAATATCCATAAAGATTTTCAAAAACCAGATGAAGAGCTTTGCAGCTATGATGTAGCGCACCATGCAGGGTTAAATATGGAAGACGAATACCACCTGCTGGAGCTGGAACACGAATTGCATAGGCAGGAATTTTTGAAAAGGCATTTGGAAAAAATGCAACCGGTTATTACCGAAATGAATACCCTAAAGGGCCGTGTAAAAATGAACGGGCATTTTAAAAACCTGGGCAGCAACAAATGA
- the corA gene encoding magnesium/cobalt transporter CorA: MPSKNYLEYILNPFDLLRSKKVLHVNPTVIPERKINVGSKIMAYEYSPDGLQTFPLNNVEDCYPFLNSASNTWINVDGIKKEDVENLCTHYGIHQLIIEDILSMGQRPKTDEINGLVFSLLNMLYYNEELKSVESEQVSIILGKNFVISFQEDAHRDVFNPVREKLKIAVSKVRNSGSDFLFYSLVDLIVDHYFLVMEKMGERIELLEEDIIRRADNRSLARINHHRKELILLKRNIAPVREMVSGILRSESELIQERTEKYFKDVYDHIIQATDLAENYRDMMMNLQDLYLSNVNLKLNEVMKVMAIVTCLLAPATVIGGIFGMNFDEIPWLHTSYGFFLAVSVMLVIPIIMMVIFRKRGWY; encoded by the coding sequence ATGCCTTCAAAAAACTACCTGGAATATATTCTTAACCCTTTTGATTTATTGCGCAGCAAAAAAGTGCTGCACGTGAACCCTACAGTAATCCCCGAAAGGAAAATTAACGTTGGGTCAAAAATAATGGCCTATGAATATAGCCCGGATGGCCTGCAAACATTTCCCTTAAATAATGTAGAAGATTGTTACCCTTTTTTAAACAGCGCCTCCAATACCTGGATAAATGTAGATGGTATTAAAAAAGAAGATGTAGAAAACCTTTGTACGCATTACGGTATCCACCAGTTGATTATTGAAGATATTTTAAGTATGGGTCAGCGGCCCAAAACCGATGAAATCAATGGTCTTGTGTTTAGCCTGCTCAACATGCTCTATTACAACGAGGAGCTTAAGTCGGTAGAATCGGAGCAGGTAAGTATTATTTTGGGAAAGAATTTTGTAATTAGTTTCCAGGAAGATGCACATAGGGATGTATTTAATCCCGTAAGGGAAAAACTAAAAATTGCGGTAAGCAAAGTACGTAACAGCGGCTCCGATTTTTTGTTTTACAGCCTTGTTGATTTAATTGTAGATCATTACTTTTTGGTAATGGAAAAAATGGGCGAAAGAATTGAACTTTTAGAAGAAGATATTATTAGAAGGGCAGATAACCGCAGCCTGGCCCGTATTAACCACCATCGAAAGGAATTGATTTTATTAAAAAGGAATATTGCACCGGTAAGGGAAATGGTTAGTGGAATTTTACGCAGCGAAAGCGAATTGATACAGGAGCGAACCGAGAAATATTTTAAAGATGTCTACGATCATATTATTCAGGCCACAGACCTTGCCGAAAATTACCGGGATATGATGATGAACTTACAAGACCTTTATTTAAGTAATGTAAATTTAAAACTCAACGAAGTAATGAAGGTAATGGCAATTGTAACCTGCCTGCTTGCACCCGCTACAGTTATTGGCGGTATTTTTGGCATGAACTTCGATGAAATACCCTGGCTGCATACTTCCTACGGCTTTTTTCTTGCCGTATCTGTAATGCTGGTTATACCCATTATTATGATGGTAATTTTTAGAAAACGGGGCTGGTACTAA
- a CDS encoding peptidylprolyl isomerase — MQIIQGIRDKGAAIVIIVIALSLIGFILMDAQQGGSRLFAGMSNNVGSVDGEKISVGEFTSQVSQIEDQQEQRNGQRPSGAQIYQVRDQAWNLLVAEKIFYREAEKLGIKFTGKELSALLLSNDPSNPFLQQGLADQATGKLDLAKAQEALANIKKFTGERRNAVNAQLINPAKLNNIVSKYSSLLSASAYYPGWMQAKDSAETNNFASINYVAVPYSEVSDSTVKISDADILAYVAKNKEMFKQEAGRKLSYISFSQLPSREDTARTLKMVDDLKPLFQADSNAKAFIARNISAIPFLDEYLPKSKAQSKEIDTILKYPAGTVYGPYLDGKNYVTAKVLGSKELPDSVRARHILISLQGKDGKTPIEDSTAKKLADSLLAQIKAGADFSMLAIQYSADPGSAVKGGDLGFFGYGLMVPEFNEFTFTKPVGSKDVVKTQFGYHIIEVTGQKDFKPAYKVAYLAKEITASDITINNASLAATKASAEKDAKSLKEYAAKNGLQLIQNPVIVKENDYSAGSLQDARSLIKWVFENKVGTVSEPFGIGDAFVVATVDEIIKEGTQDAAIARSGAEAIVRNQKKAAIIKTKLGATPTLESTAAAYGKQIQTAGADSSISMATQMINGVGIEPKLIGASFNKDFMAKPTPPIEGTSAVYVMKVNQVQSKAAAIPATQASSKLALLRQQIGNWYESLRKQVTIKDERSKIF; from the coding sequence ATGCAGATTATTCAAGGAATCAGGGACAAAGGTGCGGCAATTGTAATTATCGTTATCGCATTAAGTTTAATAGGATTTATATTAATGGATGCCCAGCAGGGAGGCAGCCGTTTGTTTGCCGGCATGAGTAACAATGTTGGAAGTGTTGATGGAGAAAAAATTTCTGTAGGAGAATTTACCAGCCAGGTATCACAAATTGAAGACCAGCAGGAACAGCGTAATGGCCAGCGGCCAAGTGGTGCACAAATTTACCAGGTGAGAGACCAGGCCTGGAATTTGCTGGTTGCTGAAAAGATTTTTTATAGAGAAGCCGAAAAACTGGGTATTAAATTTACAGGTAAAGAATTAAGCGCTTTGTTGCTTAGCAACGATCCTTCAAATCCTTTTTTACAACAAGGCTTAGCAGACCAGGCCACTGGTAAACTGGATTTAGCAAAAGCACAGGAAGCCCTGGCCAATATTAAAAAATTTACTGGCGAAAGAAGAAATGCTGTAAACGCACAATTAATAAACCCGGCAAAATTGAATAATATTGTATCAAAATACAGCAGCCTTCTTTCAGCAAGCGCTTATTATCCCGGATGGATGCAGGCTAAAGACTCTGCTGAAACCAATAATTTTGCAAGCATTAACTATGTGGCGGTTCCATACTCCGAAGTATCTGACAGCACGGTAAAAATATCTGATGCCGATATATTGGCTTATGTAGCCAAAAATAAAGAAATGTTTAAGCAGGAAGCAGGCCGAAAATTATCTTATATCTCTTTTAGCCAACTACCCAGTAGAGAAGATACGGCAAGAACCCTTAAAATGGTTGATGATTTAAAACCATTATTCCAGGCAGATTCAAATGCCAAGGCTTTTATTGCAAGGAATATTTCTGCCATTCCCTTTCTGGATGAATACCTGCCTAAATCAAAAGCACAAAGCAAGGAAATAGATACTATTTTAAAATATCCCGCCGGAACGGTATACGGCCCTTATTTAGATGGAAAAAATTATGTAACAGCAAAAGTTTTGGGAAGTAAAGAACTGCCCGATAGTGTAAGGGCAAGGCATATTTTAATTTCTTTGCAGGGAAAAGACGGCAAAACGCCTATTGAAGACAGTACTGCAAAAAAACTTGCCGATAGCCTACTGGCACAAATAAAAGCTGGAGCTGATTTTTCAATGCTGGCTATACAGTATTCTGCTGATCCGGGAAGCGCAGTAAAAGGCGGTGACCTTGGATTTTTTGGTTATGGACTGATGGTACCCGAGTTTAATGAATTTACATTTACAAAACCAGTGGGCAGCAAAGATGTAGTAAAAACACAATTTGGTTACCATATAATAGAAGTTACGGGCCAAAAGGATTTTAAACCAGCTTATAAAGTGGCATATCTTGCAAAAGAAATTACTGCAAGCGATATAACAATTAATAACGCAAGCCTTGCAGCAACAAAAGCCTCTGCAGAAAAAGATGCCAAATCTTTAAAAGAGTATGCAGCCAAAAATGGTTTGCAACTCATACAAAACCCGGTAATAGTTAAAGAAAATGATTATAGCGCCGGATCCCTGCAAGATGCCCGTTCATTAATTAAATGGGTTTTTGAAAATAAAGTAGGTACCGTAAGCGAACCCTTTGGGATAGGCGATGCATTTGTAGTGGCAACCGTAGATGAAATTATTAAAGAAGGTACACAAGACGCAGCAATAGCAAGAAGCGGGGCAGAAGCCATTGTACGCAACCAAAAGAAAGCGGCAATTATTAAAACTAAATTAGGCGCAACTCCTACCCTGGAATCTACGGCTGCAGCCTACGGCAAACAAATACAAACCGCAGGTGCAGACTCATCTATTTCCATGGCAACCCAAATGATAAATGGCGTGGGCATTGAGCCCAAGTTAATTGGCGCTTCTTTTAACAAAGATTTTATGGCAAAACCAACACCGCCAATTGAAGGAACTTCTGCTGTATATGTAATGAAAGTAAACCAGGTTCAATCAAAAGCTGCTGCAATACCGGCCACTCAGGCAAGCAGCAAGCTGGCTTTATTGAGGCAGCAAATTGGCAACTGGTACGAAAGCCTGAGAAAACAGGTTACCATTAAAGACGAACGCAGCAAGATTTTTTAA
- a CDS encoding DUF2480 family protein, with product MAEVFVNKVAESGIITINLEDFLPGEDIIAFDMKEYLFMGLILKEKEFREAIKQLDISPYQNRIVTLTCTTDAIVPVWAYMLVASILKPVVKEVLFGQIKDAELKILLANIKAIDECQYTDQRIVIKGCGEKAIPEAAYVEITQKLRPIAKSIMYGEPCSTVPVFKKPMAKR from the coding sequence ATGGCAGAAGTGTTTGTAAATAAAGTAGCTGAAAGCGGGATTATAACCATAAACCTTGAAGATTTTTTACCCGGAGAAGATATTATTGCTTTTGACATGAAAGAATACTTGTTTATGGGTTTAATACTCAAAGAAAAAGAATTTAGGGAAGCCATAAAACAATTAGACATTTCTCCATATCAAAATAGAATAGTTACCCTTACTTGTACAACGGATGCTATTGTTCCCGTATGGGCTTATATGCTCGTAGCAAGTATTTTAAAACCGGTTGTAAAAGAAGTATTATTTGGCCAGATTAAGGATGCGGAGCTTAAGATTTTGCTGGCCAATATAAAGGCAATAGATGAATGCCAATATACCGATCAACGAATTGTAATTAAAGGTTGTGGTGAAAAGGCGATTCCTGAAGCTGCTTATGTAGAAATAACGCAAAAACTGAGGCCAATAGCCAAAAGCATTATGTATGGTGAGCCTTGCAGTACGGTGCCGGTTTTTAAAAAGCCAATGGCAAAAAGGTAA
- a CDS encoding glycosyltransferase, protein MKILELNFSGEWRGGERQTLLNMQGLQKINRQVFLLCRKNSSLYLKAKQENFTVYGFKNIFRVIGFLIIQARHFDILHAQTAHILTYCVVTKPFHRKKIVYTRRVNFQQFGFFTKLKYRFTNKIVGISTAAQQTLIRFTQRKDVMKISDIAVKETEWENLTEEIAKLNPGNKKIIGIVAALTYEKQPFVCLSAINLLHQKNNNFICLHFGSGSLFKEMQEKILANGMEKYYILVGFQQNVLSWFKHFDVFLMTSLNEGLGSSILDAYLNKVPVVSGTSGGLADIVTAEKAMVCTSGTSEEYCEKTETLLSSPELAGGLTAKAYNFVVKNHSMAYITKQYDQLFKELLQ, encoded by the coding sequence ATGAAAATACTTGAACTTAATTTTTCCGGCGAATGGCGTGGTGGAGAGCGGCAAACCCTTTTGAATATGCAGGGGCTGCAAAAAATTAATCGGCAGGTTTTTCTTCTTTGCAGAAAAAATAGTTCGTTATATTTAAAAGCCAAGCAGGAAAATTTTACGGTATATGGTTTTAAAAATATTTTCCGGGTTATTGGGTTTTTAATTATCCAGGCCAGGCATTTTGATATCCTTCATGCTCAAACGGCACATATCCTCACCTACTGCGTAGTTACAAAGCCATTTCACCGTAAAAAAATTGTGTATACCCGAAGGGTAAATTTTCAGCAGTTCGGATTTTTTACAAAACTAAAATACCGGTTTACCAACAAAATAGTTGGCATAAGTACTGCGGCCCAGCAAACCCTTATTCGTTTTACGCAGCGAAAGGATGTAATGAAAATATCTGACATTGCTGTTAAAGAAACCGAATGGGAAAACCTTACTGAAGAAATTGCCAAACTAAACCCGGGTAATAAAAAAATAATTGGCATTGTTGCTGCACTTACTTATGAAAAACAGCCCTTCGTTTGCCTTAGTGCCATAAATCTTTTGCATCAAAAAAACAATAATTTTATTTGCCTGCATTTTGGCTCCGGTTCGTTATTCAAGGAAATGCAGGAGAAGATACTGGCAAACGGAATGGAGAAATATTATATTTTAGTGGGCTTTCAACAAAATGTATTATCCTGGTTTAAACATTTTGATGTTTTTTTAATGACCTCATTAAATGAAGGGCTTGGCAGCAGCATACTGGATGCGTATTTAAACAAGGTTCCGGTGGTATCCGGCACCAGCGGCGGATTGGCCGATATCGTTACTGCCGAAAAAGCAATGGTATGTACATCGGGTACATCAGAGGAGTATTGTGAAAAAACGGAAACTCTTTTATCCAGCCCTGAGCTTGCAGGTGGGCTTACTGCAAAGGCTTACAACTTTGTTGTTAAAAACCACAGCATGGCTTATATTACAAAGCAATATGATCAACTCTTTAAAGAGTTGCTCCAATAA
- a CDS encoding glycosyltransferase has protein sequence MINSLKSCSNNHNMQASVIISYYKNLAQLQLLLRALNMQSALGCFEVIISEDDDAPQTIAFMNELKYGLGFPLIHVSHPDQGFRKCKALNNAIRAANAELLIFFDGDCIPHKKCVQQYIKAQSQGAVLYGRRVMLSENFSSLLIKTKNIKLPSLLNLFKYRCRRIEDGIYFPVPRFLLKKTEGILLGCNMAINKKELLAINGFDEDYNFSGGGEDSDIEWRLKKLPYVYFKSMRFRAIVYHINHPTRFTVEQEKKNNAFMSAKITLGKFYCKNGLQK, from the coding sequence ATGATCAACTCTTTAAAGAGTTGCTCCAATAACCACAATATGCAGGCTTCGGTTATCATATCTTACTATAAAAATCTTGCTCAGCTTCAACTATTGCTCCGGGCCTTAAACATGCAATCGGCCTTAGGATGCTTCGAGGTAATTATATCTGAAGATGATGATGCGCCTCAAACCATTGCTTTTATGAATGAGCTAAAATACGGTTTGGGCTTTCCACTAATCCATGTTTCTCATCCCGACCAGGGTTTTAGAAAATGCAAAGCATTAAATAATGCTATCAGGGCGGCAAATGCCGAACTCCTGATTTTTTTTGACGGGGATTGTATCCCTCATAAAAAATGCGTACAGCAATACATAAAAGCGCAATCTCAGGGCGCCGTATTGTATGGCAGAAGGGTAATGTTAAGCGAAAATTTTTCTTCATTGCTCATAAAAACAAAAAACATAAAATTACCCAGCCTACTTAATCTTTTTAAATATCGTTGCCGCCGTATTGAAGACGGTATTTATTTTCCTGTTCCACGGTTTTTGCTCAAAAAAACAGAAGGTATTTTATTGGGCTGCAATATGGCCATCAATAAAAAAGAGTTACTTGCAATAAATGGTTTTGATGAAGATTATAACTTTTCCGGCGGCGGCGAAGATTCGGATATTGAATGGCGGCTAAAAAAGTTGCCGTATGTTTATTTTAAATCTATGCGGTTCCGGGCAATTGTATATCATATTAATCACCCCACAAGGTTCACTGTAGAGCAGGAAAAAAAGAACAATGCATTTATGTCGGCAAAAATAACCCTGGGAAAATTTTATTGTAAAAACGGGTTACAAAAATAA